In Chitinophagales bacterium, one DNA window encodes the following:
- a CDS encoding TIGR00730 family Rossman fold protein, with protein MYDETKQLKPPVNGTERKFLEGPQSRRKEFTFVWNVARQFIKGFRELHFVGPCVTVFGSARFEEDHEYYKLARRVGASLADLGFTVMTGGGPGIMEAANRGAKDAGGTSIGCNIRLPQEQQPNPYLDKQITLDHFFVRKVLLLKYSYAFIVMPGGFGTLDELFETITLIQTRKIQNFPVVLMGTEYWRDLTELMEKMLSRSTISEDDTKLILVTDDVSEAMEHLRKYAIETFRLQHRMDVKPVKIFGEKKP; from the coding sequence ATGTATGATGAGACGAAGCAGTTAAAGCCGCCGGTTAATGGTACGGAACGAAAATTCCTGGAAGGCCCGCAGTCGCGGCGCAAAGAATTTACCTTCGTGTGGAATGTAGCCAGGCAATTTATCAAAGGCTTCAGGGAACTGCATTTTGTTGGCCCTTGTGTCACTGTTTTTGGCTCTGCGCGGTTTGAGGAGGATCATGAATATTATAAACTGGCAAGAAGAGTAGGCGCCTCCTTAGCCGACCTTGGTTTTACTGTGATGACAGGCGGTGGCCCGGGAATTATGGAAGCCGCCAATCGCGGAGCGAAAGATGCCGGCGGCACCTCGATTGGTTGTAACATACGGCTGCCGCAGGAACAGCAACCTAATCCTTATCTCGACAAGCAGATCACTTTAGATCATTTTTTTGTGAGAAAGGTGTTACTGCTCAAATACTCCTATGCCTTTATCGTTATGCCCGGCGGATTTGGCACCCTGGATGAACTGTTCGAAACTATTACACTGATTCAAACCAGGAAGATTCAGAATTTCCCCGTGGTGCTGATGGGAACGGAATACTGGCGCGACCTGACAGAGCTGATGGAAAAAATGTTGAGCCGGAGTACCATCAGCGAGGATGACACCAAGCTTATCCTCGTGACGGATGATGTGAGCGAAGCGATGGAACACCTGCGCAAGTATGCCATTGAAACTTTCAGGTTACAACACCGGATGGATGTGAAGCCGGTGAAAATTTTCGGAGAAAAAAAACCGTAG
- a CDS encoding OmpA family protein, producing MFSLAIGTGKTVHAQIKCDTTFSAKQLVDSFLLGQGIRAANISFTGPKVGIAYFSNETNAVGIEEGILLSTGSVFNANGPNNSPYITTNFMDPKVKKRPKGDRDLNKICRSVTYDVSILEFDFIPFNNHISFSYAFGSEEYPEYVGSRYNDVFGFIIDGEKLNNKNLAVIPKTILPVTINTINDKDNEGYYIDNDYFKKVELKKNLPGQKKNKKPNYTLSDTYEINKKKLKKLNQNLVNSVQYDGMTVVLTASAYVVPFKKYHMKIAIGDVGDPQYDSGVFLEKGSFTSRRDPGQAKFKEYRDLSTTMNFDSIFGLKTLVSKATEDSLLKEQAAYERFNVTNINFETASYTIPDSSKDELKNLTSYLKEHDRFKCELYGYTDNQGSKKYNQRLSESRANAVMSFLVANGVRPAKIEIAGYNFENPIADNTNERGRAMNRRVEIILVEE from the coding sequence AAGACGGTTCATGCACAGATAAAATGCGACACGACATTTTCCGCAAAACAACTTGTTGACAGCTTCCTGCTTGGACAAGGCATACGTGCGGCCAACATCTCATTTACCGGTCCCAAGGTGGGCATTGCCTATTTCAGCAATGAGACGAATGCGGTTGGTATTGAAGAAGGCATTCTGCTGTCGACCGGCAGTGTATTCAATGCCAATGGCCCGAATAATTCACCGTATATCACTACGAACTTCATGGATCCGAAGGTGAAGAAACGCCCCAAAGGCGACCGTGACCTCAATAAGATTTGCAGAAGCGTTACCTATGATGTAAGTATTCTCGAATTCGATTTTATTCCGTTCAACAATCACATCTCATTCTCTTACGCTTTCGGATCGGAAGAATATCCCGAATACGTCGGATCGCGTTACAATGATGTGTTTGGTTTTATCATTGATGGTGAAAAGCTCAATAATAAAAACCTGGCGGTGATTCCGAAAACCATTCTGCCTGTCACCATCAATACCATCAACGACAAAGACAATGAAGGCTATTACATCGACAACGACTATTTCAAAAAAGTAGAATTGAAGAAAAACCTTCCCGGGCAGAAGAAAAATAAAAAGCCCAATTACACACTCAGCGACACTTATGAGATCAATAAAAAGAAACTGAAGAAACTCAATCAGAACCTTGTCAATTCGGTGCAATATGATGGCATGACGGTAGTGCTGACTGCTTCTGCTTATGTCGTGCCTTTTAAAAAATACCATATGAAGATTGCCATCGGCGATGTGGGCGATCCGCAGTACGATTCCGGCGTATTTCTCGAAAAAGGATCCTTCACCAGCCGCAGAGATCCGGGTCAGGCAAAATTCAAAGAATACCGCGACCTCAGCACTACGATGAATTTCGACAGCATTTTCGGACTGAAAACACTTGTATCGAAAGCCACTGAAGATTCCCTGTTAAAGGAACAGGCGGCATACGAACGTTTTAATGTCACCAATATCAATTTCGAGACGGCCTCTTACACTATCCCCGACTCCTCCAAAGATGAGCTGAAGAACCTGACCAGTTACCTGAAAGAACATGATCGTTTTAAATGTGAGCTGTATGGCTACACCGACAACCAGGGTTCAAAAAAATACAATCAGCGCCTCTCCGAGAGCCGCGCCAATGCGGTGATGAGTTTTTTGGTCGCTAATGGTGTTCGACCGGCGAAAATTGAAATTGCCGGTTATAATTTCGAAAATCCGATTGCCGACAATACGAATGAACGCGGCCGTGCCATGAACCGGAGGGTGGAGATTATTTTGGTGGAAGAATGA
- the purH gene encoding bifunctional phosphoribosylaminoimidazolecarboxamide formyltransferase/IMP cyclohydrolase: protein MSEVKIHTALLSVYNKEGLEPIVKKLHELGVQLISTGGTESYIRALEIPVVSVDSLTGFPEMLGGRVKTLHPKIFGGILGRRSLAADRQQMSDHSIPEIDLVIVDLYPFEETLSATTDASQIIEKIDIGGISLIRAAAKNFNDVLICASRNDYADLLQLLQSAQGITTIADRRRFAARAFNMSSHYDTAIFNYFNSDGAVKVFKQSVLQHKALRYGENPHQQGTYYGNLADLLEQLNGKEISYNNLVDIDAAIGLIAEFEGPACAVIKHTSACGVAEATDLAEAWQKALAGDPVSAFGGIIGMNRHITKAVAEKINEIFFEVIIAPGYDQDALHILKQKKNRIIIVQKKVISGNSTFKSILNGVIEQNKDKALATPDTLKTVTKVSPTAAQIADLLFGEKCVKHLKSNTIVLAKNSQLVGMGCGQTSRIDALNQAIHKAKEFGFDVKGTAMISDAFFPFSDCVEIASREGIAAILQPGGSVRDKDSIDKCDEYGIPMVFSGLRHFRH, encoded by the coding sequence ATGAGTGAAGTGAAAATTCATACGGCATTGCTGTCCGTTTACAATAAAGAAGGATTGGAACCCATTGTGAAAAAACTGCATGAACTCGGCGTGCAGCTGATCTCCACGGGCGGCACAGAATCATACATCAGGGCGCTGGAGATTCCGGTCGTGTCTGTTGACAGCTTAACCGGTTTTCCGGAAATGCTTGGTGGCAGGGTGAAGACGCTGCATCCGAAAATTTTCGGCGGCATACTCGGCAGGCGGTCGCTGGCAGCAGACCGGCAACAGATGAGCGATCATAGTATTCCCGAAATTGATCTTGTTATTGTTGACCTGTATCCGTTTGAAGAAACACTATCGGCCACCACCGATGCATCACAAATTATTGAGAAGATAGACATCGGCGGTATCTCACTCATCCGTGCCGCAGCAAAGAATTTCAATGATGTGCTGATCTGCGCTTCGCGTAATGATTATGCTGACCTGCTGCAGCTTTTACAATCTGCACAGGGTATCACAACGATTGCAGATCGCCGCAGATTTGCCGCAAGGGCGTTTAATATGAGTTCTCATTACGATACTGCCATCTTCAACTATTTCAACAGCGACGGGGCGGTTAAGGTGTTTAAGCAGAGTGTGCTGCAGCATAAGGCGCTGCGCTATGGTGAAAATCCGCATCAGCAGGGCACCTATTATGGTAACCTCGCCGATTTGCTGGAGCAACTGAACGGCAAAGAAATCTCCTACAATAACCTCGTGGATATAGATGCAGCAATCGGCCTGATAGCTGAATTTGAAGGGCCTGCCTGCGCCGTGATCAAACATACCAGTGCCTGTGGCGTGGCGGAAGCAACAGATTTGGCGGAGGCATGGCAGAAAGCGCTGGCAGGAGATCCTGTCTCCGCATTTGGAGGAATCATCGGAATGAACCGCCACATCACGAAGGCGGTAGCTGAAAAGATCAACGAGATATTTTTTGAAGTGATCATTGCACCCGGCTATGACCAGGATGCTTTGCATATCCTGAAGCAGAAAAAAAACCGGATCATTATTGTGCAGAAAAAAGTAATCAGCGGAAACAGCACCTTCAAGAGCATATTGAATGGTGTGATTGAACAAAATAAGGACAAGGCGCTGGCAACACCGGACACTTTGAAAACAGTGACGAAAGTTTCACCGACAGCTGCGCAGATTGCTGATTTATTATTTGGCGAAAAATGTGTCAAACACTTAAAATCGAATACGATTGTACTGGCAAAAAACAGTCAACTGGTGGGAATGGGCTGCGGACAAACGTCACGTATTGATGCGCTGAACCAGGCGATACACAAAGCGAAAGAATTTGGTTTTGATGTTAAAGGAACGGCTATGATTTCCGATGCATTTTTCCCTTTCAGCGATTGCGTGGAGATTGCCAGCCGGGAAGGCATTGCCGCGATTCTTCAGCCGGGCGGATCGGTGCGCGACAAAGATTCTATTGACAAGTGCGATGAATATGGAATACCGATGGTGTTTTCAGGCTTGCGGCATTTCAGGCATTAG